Proteins from a genomic interval of Sphingobacterium sp. SYP-B4668:
- a CDS encoding RagB/SusD family nutrient uptake outer membrane protein codes for MKKITLYALLILGVFTSCTKLDVVPPSAITPENFWKNEKDAWYGLNSCYADMKGFDILDELTTDNGHSHKPWEGTFELLQQNGINSASPYGEYSYVAIRTANDFLLNVDKCEMDEELRGRMKAEARFFRAFAYLDLTQYYGAVPLVIESIPYNAPNLKQNSKEEVQSFILSELNAVAELLPAKYKGGYLYEQGRITSSAAYALRARAALYFGNFPEAELSARKVMTTGNHSLFRLGSLSADQQKEGAEMDLYIDFDALNINRDKFIKGIFSYEELWHNENASPNNPEYVLTKEFMADVNNSDMQRYTYMIPMSLSSYWGFSSYEPMQDLIDAYWDVDGKTMRNTITVAERKQRYLELWNKTKGLDQHAYNAYCQSNALMTNAYMQEFKNRDSRLYASMMFPYKGWHGMPKGTVYYKWDPAAVNADGNESWTGFSYRKMVSINPYNRTDNADDYPVIRYAEVLLTFAEARLMNVGYDAEVQNALNDIRDRCGMPNVPSGLGKEQAIDFIRNERRIELAAEGHRFDDVRRYGNAYCAAHLNGPSTAPDGSVVVNKVWNERLLLMPFPVSAMDANPLLVQNKGY; via the coding sequence ATGAAAAAGATTACACTATATGCTTTATTAATTTTGGGGGTATTCACGTCCTGTACCAAATTGGATGTGGTCCCACCATCGGCCATCACGCCGGAAAATTTCTGGAAGAATGAAAAAGATGCTTGGTATGGATTGAACTCCTGCTATGCCGATATGAAGGGCTTTGATATCTTGGACGAACTGACCACCGACAACGGCCATAGCCACAAACCGTGGGAGGGAACGTTTGAGCTATTGCAACAAAACGGGATAAATAGTGCCAGCCCTTACGGAGAATATTCTTACGTAGCTATTCGTACCGCGAATGACTTTTTGCTGAACGTGGATAAGTGCGAAATGGATGAAGAATTGAGAGGGAGGATGAAGGCCGAAGCTAGGTTCTTTCGAGCATTCGCCTATTTAGACCTCACCCAATATTATGGAGCCGTCCCTTTGGTGATCGAATCTATCCCTTACAATGCGCCCAACCTCAAGCAGAACAGCAAGGAGGAGGTCCAAAGCTTTATCTTGAGTGAGCTGAATGCCGTGGCGGAGCTGCTTCCGGCAAAATACAAAGGTGGATACCTGTATGAACAAGGACGCATCACTTCTTCAGCGGCATATGCACTGCGTGCTCGAGCGGCTTTATACTTTGGTAATTTTCCGGAAGCGGAGCTTTCTGCAAGGAAAGTAATGACCACGGGCAACCATTCCCTATTCCGCTTGGGCTCGCTTTCTGCCGATCAACAAAAAGAAGGTGCCGAAATGGATCTTTATATAGACTTTGATGCCTTGAATATCAATCGGGACAAGTTTATCAAGGGGATATTCTCCTATGAGGAACTATGGCATAATGAAAATGCCTCTCCAAACAATCCAGAATATGTATTGACGAAGGAATTTATGGCCGATGTCAACAACAGTGACATGCAGCGCTATACATATATGATACCCATGTCGCTAAGTTCCTATTGGGGCTTCTCTTCCTATGAGCCGATGCAAGATCTGATTGATGCCTATTGGGATGTAGACGGTAAGACGATGCGCAATACGATTACGGTGGCCGAACGCAAGCAACGGTATCTGGAGTTGTGGAACAAAACTAAAGGATTAGATCAACATGCCTACAATGCCTACTGTCAAAGTAATGCTCTGATGACGAATGCTTATATGCAGGAGTTTAAAAATCGAGATAGCCGTCTATATGCGAGTATGATGTTTCCGTATAAAGGCTGGCACGGGATGCCAAAGGGTACGGTGTACTACAAGTGGGACCCAGCGGCCGTTAATGCCGATGGGAATGAGTCGTGGACGGGATTCAGTTACCGCAAGATGGTGTCCATCAATCCGTACAATCGGACAGATAATGCCGATGACTACCCCGTCATCCGGTATGCCGAAGTGCTGTTGACTTTTGCTGAAGCCCGGTTGATGAATGTCGGATACGACGCGGAGGTACAAAATGCATTGAATGATATCCGGGACCGCTGTGGCATGCCCAATGTGCCTAGCGGACTGGGTAAAGAGCAAGCGATTGATTTTATCCGGAATGAGCGTCGGATCGAGTTGGCGGCAGAAGGCCATCGCTTTGATGATGTACGCCGTTATGGAAATGCCTATTGTGCTGCACACTTAAATGGACCTTCGACAGCCCCAGATGGCTCGGTGGTGGTCAATAAGGTGTGGAATGAGCGCTTATTGTTGATGCCATTCCCCGTATCGGCGATGGACGCGAACCCATTATTGGTACAGAATAAAGGTTACTAA
- a CDS encoding glycoside hydrolase domain-containing protein — MKKIGILLIMLCTTLDVVHGQQGKDTRQTSYDGESQYAAFSPDGIPFVVSEKPWDVDSLGNHRAVVRIDGVGGQEAVYVKLLWRRPDLNPAHKAIVIRKKGSIKEVKQLYVMNISAEQGELIFKPEEGDGEYEIYYLPYKFRKGWDDARYGKPWNDYLVAQEGKDKDWGLRQLQNLAQMPRAKVLRFESRSKFDAFTPMGLIGTQREQDSIYHQHKDKAILFTEDRAFPIRLTRQLPARWSQQAAHSEFKGEAMKNEYYTWQIGVWAPTDSLTIEKIEISDLQGQGRIIPKAQSTCFNKEGISWKGTPISFDIGIPANRIQALWLGTQIPEDCPAGAYTGKVKIFFKGMAAPKVVDLKIDVQDGVLKDKGDGDLWRHARLRWLNSTIGQEDEVVHPYTGLSLQGNTIRTDSKEVRLGKNGLPLEVDINNRAVFAKPVRFLIEDEQGKIWTYKATNFQVKQNEKGVVTWESSEQLADMTIRCVGKMEFDGHMQYDLSIVAKTAKKIKNVSMLHTYPAATSRYFMGLGHTGGKIPKDWEWKWNGPYDSYWLGDYNVGAHVEYLGAAYNGPLLKDYKALPAAAWHNNGKGRVTLRTANNGEVELSSETGDFVLTDSARHFEFAILLTPVRPLDTKLQFSQRYYHSDTKGFKAAAKEGANIANIHHSQNLNPVINYPFVMQDSLIDYIQEMHRDSLRVKLYYTVRELSNYVTEVYALHSLDNEIFAPGPGYGLPWHMEHLIDNYKAAWYTELPGQHSDAALVLSGFSRWINYYLEGLRWMFENYKIDGIYMDDVSFDRRVMKRMRRIIDEYRPGALIDLHSNTGYSIGAANQYTDFFPYVDRLWFGESFKYNKMDPDEWFVTFSGIPFGVMSEMLQDGGNPYLGMVYGTTGRHSYGDKSPAPIWDLWKSFGIEEAKMVGYWDKDSPIQTGNEAVKATTFQKDGKMMLVLGNFSAAEQTVKLAIDWKKIKGIKGGELADQPFIKDFQPHRQVELKSTIKIAGKQSIILIVN, encoded by the coding sequence ATGAAGAAAATAGGAATATTGTTGATCATGCTGTGCACCACATTAGATGTGGTGCATGGCCAACAGGGGAAAGATACGCGACAAACGAGCTATGATGGCGAGAGCCAATATGCGGCTTTTTCGCCCGACGGAATCCCGTTTGTGGTAAGTGAAAAGCCCTGGGATGTAGATTCGCTTGGTAACCACCGAGCGGTGGTGCGTATTGATGGAGTTGGAGGGCAAGAAGCGGTTTATGTAAAATTGCTCTGGAGAAGGCCCGATCTGAATCCGGCGCATAAAGCCATCGTCATCCGAAAAAAAGGAAGTATAAAGGAGGTGAAGCAGCTATATGTGATGAACATCTCAGCCGAACAGGGCGAGCTGATCTTCAAACCCGAGGAGGGAGATGGGGAGTATGAAATTTACTATTTACCGTATAAATTCCGAAAAGGGTGGGATGATGCGCGCTACGGCAAGCCTTGGAACGATTATCTGGTTGCGCAGGAAGGAAAAGATAAGGACTGGGGGCTTCGGCAGCTCCAAAACTTGGCCCAAATGCCTCGTGCTAAAGTCTTGCGGTTCGAAAGCCGCAGCAAGTTTGATGCGTTTACGCCGATGGGCCTGATTGGAACCCAACGTGAGCAAGACAGCATCTATCATCAACATAAGGATAAGGCCATCTTATTTACCGAAGATAGGGCTTTTCCGATACGGTTGACTCGGCAACTACCGGCACGTTGGAGCCAGCAAGCTGCGCATAGCGAATTCAAGGGAGAAGCTATGAAAAACGAGTACTATACCTGGCAGATCGGGGTATGGGCTCCTACGGACAGCCTTACGATCGAGAAAATAGAGATATCCGACTTGCAGGGGCAGGGGCGGATCATCCCGAAAGCGCAATCGACTTGCTTCAATAAGGAGGGGATAAGTTGGAAGGGGACGCCTATCTCGTTTGACATCGGTATCCCGGCCAATAGGATACAGGCGCTTTGGTTAGGGACGCAGATTCCCGAGGATTGTCCCGCTGGAGCGTATACAGGTAAGGTGAAAATCTTCTTTAAGGGAATGGCAGCGCCTAAGGTCGTTGACCTCAAAATCGACGTCCAGGATGGGGTCTTGAAAGACAAGGGGGACGGAGACCTGTGGCGTCATGCTCGCCTGCGCTGGCTGAATTCGACGATTGGGCAAGAGGACGAAGTCGTACATCCGTATACCGGCTTATCCTTACAGGGAAATACGATCCGTACGGACAGCAAAGAAGTACGGCTCGGTAAAAATGGATTGCCACTGGAAGTGGATATCAATAATCGAGCAGTATTTGCAAAACCTGTGCGCTTTTTGATCGAAGATGAGCAAGGGAAGATATGGACATACAAGGCCACGAATTTCCAGGTCAAGCAAAATGAAAAAGGGGTCGTCACTTGGGAAAGTAGCGAGCAACTGGCGGATATGACCATTCGATGTGTCGGAAAGATGGAGTTTGACGGGCACATGCAATACGACCTGTCGATTGTTGCCAAAACTGCGAAAAAGATAAAGAACGTCAGCATGCTCCATACCTATCCGGCTGCCACGTCTCGTTATTTTATGGGATTAGGCCATACCGGAGGGAAGATACCGAAGGACTGGGAGTGGAAATGGAACGGGCCCTACGATAGCTATTGGTTGGGGGATTACAACGTAGGTGCCCACGTAGAGTATTTAGGTGCGGCGTATAATGGGCCACTATTGAAGGATTACAAGGCGTTGCCCGCTGCGGCTTGGCACAACAATGGAAAAGGAAGGGTAACCTTGCGTACGGCGAACAACGGCGAGGTGGAGTTGAGTAGTGAAACGGGAGATTTTGTCCTGACCGATTCGGCTCGGCATTTTGAGTTTGCCATTCTATTGACACCTGTCAGGCCGTTGGACACGAAGTTGCAGTTCTCGCAGCGCTATTACCACAGCGATACCAAAGGTTTCAAAGCTGCTGCTAAAGAGGGGGCCAATATTGCCAACATCCATCATTCCCAAAATCTAAATCCGGTCATCAATTATCCCTTTGTGATGCAAGATTCCTTGATTGATTATATCCAGGAGATGCACCGAGATAGTTTGAGGGTGAAGTTGTATTATACTGTTCGCGAATTAAGTAATTATGTGACAGAGGTATATGCTTTGCATAGCCTGGATAACGAAATCTTTGCACCGGGTCCAGGCTACGGACTTCCTTGGCACATGGAGCACCTGATTGACAACTATAAGGCGGCTTGGTACACCGAATTGCCGGGACAACATTCGGATGCGGCATTGGTCTTGTCTGGCTTCTCGAGGTGGATCAATTACTATTTAGAGGGCTTGCGTTGGATGTTCGAGAACTACAAGATCGACGGCATCTATATGGATGATGTGTCCTTTGACCGTCGGGTGATGAAACGTATGCGCCGGATTATCGATGAGTACCGACCTGGGGCGTTGATCGACCTGCATTCCAATACGGGATATTCCATTGGTGCTGCCAATCAGTACACGGATTTCTTCCCGTATGTGGACCGGCTATGGTTTGGCGAGAGCTTCAAGTATAATAAAATGGATCCGGATGAATGGTTTGTTACTTTTTCGGGGATTCCGTTCGGGGTGATGAGCGAAATGCTGCAAGATGGCGGAAATCCCTATCTTGGAATGGTGTATGGCACTACGGGCCGCCATTCCTATGGCGATAAATCACCGGCACCCATCTGGGACCTGTGGAAGTCATTTGGTATCGAAGAGGCCAAGATGGTGGGCTATTGGGATAAGGATAGCCCCATCCAGACGGGCAACGAAGCAGTTAAAGCAACCACCTTCCAGAAGGACGGCAAGATGATGCTTGTGCTCGGTAATTTCAGTGCAGCGGAACAGACCGTAAAATTGGCCATTGATTGGAAAAAAATCAAAGGTATAAAGGGTGGAGAGCTTGCCGATCAGCCATTTATAAAGGATTTTCAACCCCATAGACAGGTGGAGTTGAAATCAACTATTAAGATTGCTGGCAAGCAAAGTATCATACTAATCGTCAACTAA
- a CDS encoding DUF5107 domain-containing protein, producing the protein MLKLLKKSLFAAKGIGMVLVMSQGNSLAQQRATITEGHITYPTYGYHDPSMLASKALYPYFRFDGFSHKAEDKSWKVVTLENDFIKVQVMPEIGGKVWTAIDKSNNKPFLYNNDVVKFRDIALRGPWISGGIEFNFGIIGHAPSSSSPVDYEIKRYGDGTVACLVSNIEMISRTRWIVEIRLEKDKSYFETKTYWINLTNQEQAFYNWSNAAVKASDRLKFEFPGDTYIGHEGETGSWPIDDEQRDLSYYKNNAFGGAKSYHVTGLNSNFFATLDAEPQVGNFGTVHFARRDEKLGKKIFLWSQADDGIIWERLLTDKAGQYVEIQSGKLFNQNVLESSKTPFKQHSFSPYETETWSEYWFPIKEIDTISNVNLLGAFAYTVEGLKGKLSIAAVRNLQDSIYVYDKHDKVLFKDRIHLLANQTSHIQLALNGKGDEAAQVRIGAYRLDLELVSDGRPDTTARASASTPVQEWYVNGREYLRFRKYKEAEDFLEKALAIDGSYIPALLEMAKLRMLQFDYGEGKAFAERVLAIDTYNGAANYYGGLAMLKLQQSEASSRGMFEVAALDPAFRKAAYIELGKSYMRSQSPLDAVHYFQNALDIGGSNLEVLQSLYYSMLMAGQLEDLDSIAERMLTLDPFGYLQLFEGYYQNQDAQHKDALLTKLTNEFPNQTLMEMGIWFVRMGLPDRATKLFELCGKQVEALYWLAWLHRDQVDRKAFYFKQLEGLQPLRIFPFREEEADLLQWAMQERPGLWQTNYLFALLLNARGEEKKAAALLSTTSQQGITFAPYHILKAHFSTDKMEDLKKAYLAEPKEWRYVNLYSKALFDQGKDKEAIALLEQCYRETPDNYTIGFELIKKLARTGQYERAEVYLKTIDILPFEGAQEARNYYRYVYLKHALALVDQGDLKHALRLVDAAQQWPSNLGVGKPFEVNNDLEHAVEALIYGKMKKTGDERRSQERVINQEILRDPAHYIDQLIKAEDSYMF; encoded by the coding sequence ATGCTGAAATTATTGAAGAAAAGCCTATTTGCCGCAAAGGGGATCGGTATGGTACTGGTCATGAGCCAGGGCAATAGCTTGGCCCAACAGCGGGCTACGATTACAGAAGGTCACATCACCTATCCGACGTATGGCTATCATGACCCCAGTATGCTGGCAAGCAAGGCACTGTATCCGTATTTCAGGTTCGATGGCTTCTCCCATAAAGCGGAGGACAAAAGCTGGAAGGTGGTCACGCTGGAGAATGACTTTATCAAGGTACAGGTGATGCCCGAAATCGGAGGGAAAGTATGGACAGCGATAGATAAGAGCAACAATAAGCCCTTCCTCTACAATAATGATGTGGTGAAATTCAGGGATATCGCTTTGCGTGGACCATGGATAAGCGGCGGCATTGAGTTCAACTTTGGGATTATCGGTCATGCGCCGAGTAGCTCATCTCCAGTTGATTATGAAATAAAGCGTTATGGCGATGGTACGGTGGCCTGCTTGGTGAGCAATATCGAGATGATTTCCCGAACCCGCTGGATCGTGGAAATTCGCTTGGAGAAAGATAAGTCTTATTTTGAAACGAAGACTTACTGGATCAACCTGACCAACCAAGAACAGGCGTTCTATAATTGGAGCAATGCGGCAGTGAAGGCAAGCGATCGGTTGAAATTTGAATTCCCCGGCGATACGTATATCGGACATGAAGGCGAAACCGGTAGCTGGCCGATAGACGATGAGCAACGTGACCTGTCGTACTATAAAAACAATGCTTTTGGCGGGGCTAAGTCGTACCACGTGACGGGGTTGAACAGCAATTTCTTTGCTACCTTGGATGCCGAGCCTCAAGTTGGAAATTTTGGCACGGTACATTTTGCGAGACGGGACGAAAAGCTGGGCAAGAAGATCTTCCTCTGGTCGCAGGCTGATGATGGTATAATCTGGGAACGCTTATTGACCGATAAAGCGGGGCAATATGTGGAAATACAAAGCGGTAAGCTTTTTAATCAAAATGTGTTGGAGAGTAGTAAAACTCCTTTCAAGCAACATAGCTTTTCGCCGTATGAAACCGAGACGTGGAGTGAGTATTGGTTTCCGATAAAAGAAATCGATACCATCAGTAACGTCAATCTATTAGGAGCATTTGCCTATACGGTCGAAGGCCTAAAGGGGAAGCTTTCGATTGCTGCGGTACGGAATCTCCAAGATTCGATTTATGTCTATGATAAGCACGATAAGGTGCTCTTCAAAGATAGGATCCACCTGTTGGCAAACCAAACCAGCCATATCCAACTTGCGCTAAATGGAAAAGGTGATGAGGCTGCACAGGTCCGGATAGGCGCTTATCGCCTGGACCTTGAGCTCGTCTCAGATGGGCGGCCGGACACGACAGCAAGAGCTAGCGCTTCGACACCGGTACAGGAATGGTATGTGAACGGACGGGAATACCTCCGGTTTAGAAAATATAAGGAAGCCGAGGATTTTCTGGAAAAGGCGTTGGCGATAGACGGGAGCTATATACCTGCTTTATTGGAAATGGCCAAGCTGCGCATGTTGCAGTTTGACTATGGCGAAGGAAAGGCTTTTGCGGAGCGCGTACTCGCCATTGATACGTACAATGGCGCGGCCAATTACTATGGCGGATTGGCCATGTTGAAACTACAGCAGTCGGAGGCCTCGAGCAGAGGAATGTTTGAAGTAGCTGCTCTGGATCCAGCCTTTCGAAAGGCGGCTTACATAGAGCTGGGCAAATCTTATATGCGCAGTCAATCGCCACTGGATGCGGTGCATTATTTCCAAAATGCCCTCGATATCGGCGGTAGTAACCTGGAGGTGCTTCAAAGCTTGTATTACAGTATGTTGATGGCTGGGCAGCTAGAAGACTTGGACAGTATAGCCGAACGGATGCTGACGTTGGACCCTTTTGGTTACTTACAGCTCTTTGAGGGGTATTACCAAAATCAAGATGCGCAGCATAAGGACGCTTTATTAACGAAGCTAACAAACGAGTTTCCGAACCAAACGCTAATGGAGATGGGGATTTGGTTCGTGCGTATGGGACTCCCAGACCGGGCCACTAAGCTGTTCGAGCTGTGTGGTAAGCAAGTCGAGGCGCTTTACTGGTTGGCTTGGCTCCACCGGGACCAAGTCGATAGAAAAGCCTTCTATTTTAAGCAACTAGAAGGACTACAGCCGTTGCGGATATTTCCATTTCGGGAGGAAGAGGCCGATCTATTGCAATGGGCCATGCAGGAGAGACCCGGATTATGGCAGACGAACTATCTATTTGCTTTGCTGCTGAATGCTAGAGGAGAAGAGAAGAAAGCGGCAGCCTTACTATCTACAACATCACAACAAGGAATAACTTTTGCACCTTACCATATCCTAAAAGCACATTTTAGTACAGATAAGATGGAAGACCTTAAGAAAGCCTATCTAGCCGAACCTAAAGAGTGGCGCTATGTCAATTTGTACAGCAAAGCGTTATTTGACCAGGGGAAAGATAAAGAGGCAATCGCCCTGTTGGAGCAGTGCTATCGGGAGACACCGGATAACTATACCATTGGCTTCGAGCTGATCAAAAAACTGGCCCGTACCGGACAATATGAAAGGGCGGAGGTGTATTTGAAGACTATCGATATCCTACCTTTCGAGGGTGCACAAGAAGCCCGGAACTACTATCGGTATGTGTATTTGAAGCATGCACTTGCACTTGTCGATCAGGGGGACTTGAAGCACGCGTTGAGACTGGTGGATGCTGCCCAACAATGGCCATCTAATCTTGGGGTGGGCAAGCCTTTTGAGGTGAATAATGATTTGGAACATGCTGTTGAAGCGCTTATCTATGGAAAGATGAAAAAGACAGGGGATGAAAGGCGCTCACAAGAAAGGGTGATAAATCAGGAGATCTTGCGTGACCCTGCTCACTACATCGATCAGTTGATTAAAGCCGAGGATAGCTACATGTTTTAA
- a CDS encoding TonB-dependent receptor — protein sequence MNKFIIYVFLLLQAPLLAQAQPKAEVYGKIFSADGKPIEGITVKLMPQDITTSTRSNGSYSFKSLKPGQAQLHISAVGIQSQTRDILIEEGKNSVPEVYLSENRSTLQEIVVNSSGPNKYTRRESAYVAKMPLSNMKNSQSYAVVTKELLKSQINTNYDDALANVSGIDKLWSATGRPGDGVSYYTLRGFSSQAAMVNGVVAIASTSPDPANLESIEVIKGPSGTLYGGTAVGFGGLINNITKKPLDTIGGRVNYIFGSYAQHRVTADVYGPLSANRKLLGRINTAFSHQGTFQDAGFNKSLFVAPSLLYKPNDKLDIQLDAELYQGKGTNPMMVFLNRSRQLNARTPDELQFDYNKSYTNNDVTFKNPTTNLRGNVVYRFHEQWVSNTTVNYNKRKSDGYFQYIMYLNPQNDTLISRFAADQDYVGQSVNAQQNFVGDFQIGNMHNMLLVGVDYLFQQADTHNSPYVQVDQINTSIDDPDYYKFNAAAIDAAIAASTSPRTNNRSRGQVLGAYVSNVLDITSQVHLNLALRMDYFDNKGTYNFDKDTTTGIYHQTAFSPRVGLVYEAIQDKISLFANYQNGFKNVAPVVQSHPSISGDFKPQQAKQWEAGVKFNLLNNRLGLTASYYDITVSNMIRSEAIVIDGQSYNISVQDGTRLSRGVDFDLTAAPIDGLNLIMSYSFNDSKTTKAADAVNNLRPTEAGPKHLANIWANYMIQRGPLKGAGLGIGINHASENFITNSVPTGVFILPAYTLLNASLSYGYKQFEFAVKANNLTNQTYFKGWTTVNPQMPRNILGSIAYQF from the coding sequence ATGAACAAGTTCATTATTTATGTATTCCTACTTCTTCAGGCGCCCTTACTGGCTCAGGCGCAACCAAAAGCGGAAGTATATGGCAAGATTTTCTCTGCCGACGGTAAGCCCATAGAAGGGATCACCGTCAAATTAATGCCCCAAGATATCACCACCTCTACCCGTTCAAACGGATCTTATTCCTTCAAATCTCTAAAGCCAGGTCAAGCACAGCTTCACATTTCGGCGGTGGGCATTCAATCGCAAACCCGAGATATTTTAATTGAGGAAGGTAAAAATTCAGTTCCTGAAGTATACCTCTCCGAGAATCGATCGACACTGCAAGAAATCGTCGTCAACAGCAGCGGCCCCAATAAGTACACCCGCAGGGAAAGTGCCTATGTAGCCAAGATGCCCCTCAGTAATATGAAAAATTCCCAATCCTACGCGGTTGTCACCAAGGAGCTCCTCAAAAGCCAAATCAACACCAATTACGATGATGCCCTAGCCAATGTATCCGGCATTGACAAGTTATGGTCGGCAACCGGCCGTCCAGGCGATGGTGTTTCCTACTATACCCTTCGTGGGTTCAGTTCACAGGCGGCCATGGTCAATGGTGTTGTTGCCATTGCCAGTACGAGTCCTGACCCTGCCAACCTCGAAAGCATAGAAGTCATCAAAGGCCCCTCCGGAACGTTGTATGGTGGTACAGCTGTCGGGTTTGGAGGGTTGATCAACAACATCACTAAAAAACCATTAGATACCATTGGCGGACGTGTCAACTATATTTTCGGGAGCTATGCCCAGCACCGTGTTACAGCAGATGTATACGGTCCCCTCTCCGCTAATCGAAAACTATTAGGTCGGATTAATACCGCTTTTTCCCATCAAGGAACTTTTCAAGATGCAGGTTTTAACAAGTCGCTCTTCGTGGCCCCCTCCTTGCTATACAAGCCCAATGACAAGCTAGACATCCAATTGGATGCAGAGTTGTACCAGGGCAAAGGGACCAACCCAATGATGGTATTTCTCAACCGTTCCCGTCAACTGAACGCCCGTACGCCAGACGAGCTGCAGTTTGATTATAATAAATCCTATACCAATAATGACGTTACCTTTAAAAATCCGACGACCAATTTACGCGGGAATGTAGTCTATCGATTCCATGAGCAATGGGTTTCCAATACCACTGTCAATTACAACAAACGCAAATCCGATGGCTACTTCCAGTACATCATGTATCTTAATCCGCAAAACGACACCCTAATCAGTCGATTTGCCGCCGATCAAGACTATGTGGGACAGAGCGTCAATGCCCAGCAGAACTTTGTGGGTGATTTTCAAATCGGGAACATGCACAATATGCTCTTAGTGGGAGTAGATTATCTCTTCCAACAAGCAGATACGCACAATTCCCCTTATGTACAAGTCGACCAGATCAATACATCCATCGATGATCCCGACTATTACAAGTTCAACGCTGCAGCTATCGATGCAGCCATTGCCGCTTCCACCAGCCCGAGGACCAACAACCGTAGCCGGGGCCAAGTATTGGGAGCCTATGTTTCAAATGTATTGGATATCACATCACAAGTACATCTAAACCTGGCCTTACGCATGGATTATTTTGATAATAAAGGCACCTACAACTTTGATAAAGACACCACCACGGGCATCTACCATCAAACAGCCTTCTCGCCACGCGTAGGTCTAGTCTATGAAGCCATTCAGGATAAGATTTCATTGTTCGCCAACTACCAAAATGGCTTCAAGAATGTGGCCCCTGTCGTACAGTCACATCCGAGCATATCCGGCGATTTCAAACCACAGCAGGCCAAACAATGGGAGGCCGGGGTCAAGTTCAACCTCTTGAACAACAGATTGGGCCTTACCGCCAGCTACTATGATATCACGGTGAGCAACATGATCCGCTCGGAAGCAATCGTCATCGATGGGCAAAGCTATAATATTAGTGTACAGGATGGCACACGTTTGAGTCGTGGTGTAGACTTTGACCTTACCGCTGCCCCTATCGACGGCTTGAACCTCATTATGAGCTATAGCTTCAACGATAGCAAAACGACAAAAGCAGCTGACGCTGTCAATAACCTACGTCCTACTGAAGCGGGGCCCAAACATTTGGCCAATATCTGGGCAAACTATATGATCCAGCGTGGTCCTTTAAAAGGTGCTGGACTGGGTATTGGCATCAATCATGCCAGTGAAAACTTCATTACCAATAGTGTCCCTACAGGAGTATTTATCCTGCCTGCTTATACACTGCTCAATGCCAGTCTCTCCTATGGCTACAAGCAGTTTGAATTTGCGGTCAAAGCCAATAATCTCACCAATCAAACGTATTTCAAAGGTTGGACGACGGTCAATCCCCAAATGCCACGAAATATACTGGGCAGCATAGCCTACCAGTTTTAA
- a CDS encoding DUF202 domain-containing protein, producing the protein MAVNKDLILREKLAIQRTHLANQTTFLSFMRTAMYFFVAGLSIESFFSFSETLLIMWVFFGIATSLLLFGLFNFFKNRRYIWDNERHIGEYKDEYLGGEKS; encoded by the coding sequence ATGGCGGTAAATAAAGATTTAATTTTACGAGAAAAGCTAGCAATCCAGCGTACCCATTTGGCCAATCAAACTACGTTTTTGTCTTTCATGCGTACAGCCATGTACTTTTTCGTTGCAGGACTATCTATCGAGAGTTTTTTTTCATTTAGTGAGACTTTGCTCATTATGTGGGTCTTTTTTGGCATAGCGACTAGCTTGCTATTGTTTGGTTTATTCAACTTTTTCAAAAATCGTAGATATATCTGGGATAATGAACGTCATATTGGCGAGTATAAAGATGAATATCTTGGAGGAGAGAAGAGTTAG